CTACATTTTCGCGCCCTATTTCGCGCGTGACATCATTGGTGCGGATTTGCTCGCCAGCGGGACGCTCGACGCGATGGAGCCCGAGGCGGCGCTGGCCGCGGCCAATGCGCAAGGCCAGGCAACGATCGCCTCGGTCACCAAATGGGCCGGGATCATTGCCGCGCTGACCGCGCCCTTCCTGGGCGCGGCACTCGATCGCGGGGGACGGCTCAAACCGATCCTGGTCATTTTCCTCGGCTCGATCGCAATCTGCTCGGCGCTGCTATGGTTCGCCATGCCGGGCGGTGCGGGCCTGCCGGTGCCGATGATCATGGCGCTGCTGGTCATCGCCTATGTCAGCTTCACCTATTCCGAGGTCACCCATAACGCGATGCTCAGCGTCGCCGGGGAGCCGCGGCGGCTGGCTATGATTTCGGGGCTCGGCCTGGGCCTGGGCAATCTTGCCGCGACATTGATCTTCATCGCGATTGCACTTTTGTTCGTCCTGCCCGCGATGATCGGCTGGCCCTTCGCAGTCCCGCAATTCGGCGTCGATCTGGCGAGCTTCGAGCATGCCCGCATGGTCGGCCCGATCTGCGCGGTCTGGCTGGTGCTGTTCTCGATCCCCTTCTTCCGCAACGCCCGCGATACGGGCGTCCCCGGGGCAAGCTGGATCGCGGCGTTCCGCGATGGCGCGCGCAGCGTCTGGCGCACGGTGCGCGAGGCGGCGCAATACCGCCAGCTGATGACATTCCTGGTCGCGCGCATGTTCTACGCCGATGCCATGGCCGCGCTGCTGGCGCTCGGCGCGGTCTATGTCGCGCTGTTCCTCGGCTGGAACTTCCTCGAAATGCTGTGCTACGCGATCTTCGCCAGCGCCTGCGCCTTTTGCGGCGGGATCTTCGGCGGCTGGCTCGAGGGCAAGGTCGGGGTGAAACGCGCGCTGGCGCTGGAGATCCTCGCAATGATCGTCGTCGGGCTGGTCCAGCTCAGCATCACGCGCGACAGCCTGTTTCTCGGGCTGGTCGAGAATGTCGTGGTGTGGGACGGACTGGTCTTCCGCACGCTGTCGGACCTCGTCTATCTCGGGCTGATCAGCGTCATCGCGGTGACCGCCACCGCCAGCATTTCGTCGAGCCGGAGCATGCTCGTCACCCTCGCCCCGCCGGGGCGCAGCGGTGAATTCTTCGGCCTCTACGCCATCGCCGGGACGATTACCGTGTGGATGGGGCCGCTGCTGGTCGAACAGTTCACGCTGTGGTCGGGCGACCAGCGGATCGGAATGACCTCGATCCACCTGCTGTTCGTCATCGGCCTCGCTGCGCTGCTGACAGTGAGGATGCCCGACCGGGCCACCTAGTCTGCGCTGGACTCATCGGTTGCATTGTGGAACCTTCCTCCGTGGAGAGAGGAGCACAAACATGCCCGCATATGATCTGATCATTCGCAACGGGACCATCGTCGATGGCACCGGCCAGGACCGCTTCACCGGCGATATCGCCGTCAAGGATGGCCTGATCGCCCAGGTGGGCAAAGTCACCGGCGATGCCGCCGAGGAAATCGACGCGCAGGGGCATCTGGTCACGCCCGGCTTTGTCGACATCCATACGCATTATGACGGTCAGGCCACCTGGGACCAGGAAATGGCCCCCTCGAGCTGGCACGGCGTCACTACCGTGGTGATGGGCAATTGCGGCGTCGGCTTTGCGCCCGCCAAGCCCGACAAGCACGAATGGCTGATCGGCCTGATGGAAGGCGTCGAAGATATTCCCGGCACCGCTCTGGCCGAAGGCATGAACTGGGACTGGGAGACCTTCCCCGAATATCTCGACGCGCTCGAGAAACTGCCGCGCACGGTCGACGTCGGCACGCATGTGCCCCACGGTTCGGTGCGCGCCTATGTGCTCGGCGATCGCGAACGCCCCGGTGCCGTGCCGACCGCCGAAGACATCGCGGCCATGAGCCGCATCGTCGAAGACGGCGTGCGCGCGGGCGCGCTGGGTTTCTCCACCTCGCGCACCGTATTGCACCGCGATATCGGCGGCGAAGTCGTCCCCGGCACCACCGCGACCGCCGAAGAACTGGTCGAGATCGGCCGCGCGATGGGCCGCGCCGGGCACGGCGTATTCGAAATGGCCAGCGACATGATGCGCGAATGGGACGAGTTCGGCTGGATGGGGCAGATGAGCCGCGAGACCGGGCTGCCGGTTACCTTCGCTGCGCTCCAGTCGATCGCCAAGGAAATGCCGCTCGACGAGCAGATCGAAAGCATGCGCGCCGAAAACGACAATGGCGCCAATATCGTCGCGCAGATCGCGCTACGCGGCAACGGGATCGTGATGGCGTGGCAGGGCACCGTCCACCCCTTCCGCCTCAAGCCGAGCTGGAAGGAGATCGAGGACCTGCCGTGGGAGGAGCAGAAGGCGAAGCTGTTCGATCCCGAGTTCAAGGCGCGCCTGATCGCCGAACAGCATGATTTCTCCGAGGTCAATCAGGACATCATGGGGCTGATCATGGTGGTCTGCGGCGGATGGAACATGCAGTTCGAGATGGACCCCGACTTCAATTACGAACCGACCGCGGAAGAAAGCATTCTCGAACGCGCCAAGGCCGCCGGGCTGTCGGGCGACGAATATGCCTACGATCTGCTCTGCCGCGACGGAGGCAAGGGCTTCATCTACCTGCCGATCCTCAATTATGCCGATGGCAATCTTGATTTTCTCAAAGACCTGCAACATGCCGACGACACGGTTAATTCGCTGTCCGATGGCGGCGCGCATTGCGGGACCATCTGCGATGCCGCCTCGCCCACCTTCATGCTGCAGCACTGGGTGCGCGACCGGGCGCGCGGCACGATCGGCCTGGAAAACGCGATCAAGCGCCAGTGTAACGATACCGCGCGGCTGTACGGGCTGGAGGATCGCGGCGTGCTCGCGCCGGGCTATCTCGCGGACATCAACATCATCGACATGGACCGGCTCAAGCTGGGCAAGCCATGGCTCGCCTTCGACTTGCCCGCTGGCGGCAAGCGCCTGCTGCAGAAGGCCGAAGGCTATGTCGCCACGATCAAGAACGGCAAGGTTACTTTCCGCGAAGGTGAATGGACCGGCGCGGCACCCGGGGGACTGATCCGCGGCCCGCAGCGGGTCGAACTGCTGGAGGCAGCCGAATGAAAGCGATCCGTACGGGCGCGACGCCCTCCACGCTGGACGCGCTGGAATATTGCGACATCGACGATGCCGCCGCGCCCGGTCCCGGCGAGATTACGGTCGGGTTGAAGGCAAGCTCGCTCAACTATCACGACTATGCGGTGGTCAAGGGCATGATCCCCTCCCCGCAAGGCCGCATCCCGATGTCCGATGGCGCGGGCGTGGTCACTGCGGTGGGCGAAGGCGTGACCGAATTCGCCGTGGGCGATCACGTCGTCAGCACCTTCTTTCCCGACTGGCTCGACGGCTCTCCGCCCACCAGTGCCTTCACCCGCGTGCCGGGTGACGGCATCGATGGCTATGCGCGCGAAGCGGTCACCGCGCCGACGCATTGGTTCACCCGCGCGCCCAAGGGCTTCAGCCATGCCGAAGCGGCCACGCTGACCTGCGCCGGACTGACCGCGTGGCGCGCCTTGTTCGTGGATTACGCCCTCAAGCCCGGGGACACGGTGCTGGTCCAGGGCACCGGCGGCGTGTCCATCTTCGCGCTGCAGTTCGCCAAGGCGGCCGGCGCGATGGTGATTGCCACTTCTTCTTCGGACGAGAAGCTCGAGCGGGTGAAGGCGCTCGGCGCGGACCATCTGATCAATTACAAGGAAGTGCAGGCCTGGGGACCGAAGGCGCTGGAGATCACCGGCGGCCGCGGGGTCGATTGCGTGGTCGAGATCGGCGGTGCGGGAACGCTCGACCAGTCGATGCTGGCAAGCCGCGTCGGCGGGCATGTCGCGCTGATCGGCGTACTTGCGGGTTTTGCCGGGCCGGTGCAGACCGCGCTGCTGTTCTCCAAGAACCTCAAGGTGCAGGGCCTGACCGTGGGCAGTCGCAAGATGCAGCAGGATATGGTTGCCGCGATCGAGGCGAACGGGTTGAAACCCGAAATCAGCGATACATTCGCGCTGGAGAATCTGGCCGATGCCTTCCGCCATCAGGAAAGCGGCGGTCACTTCGGCAAGATCGCGATCGAGATCTAGGGCTCGATCACGATCCCCCTCGCGGGATCGACGCTGCCGCCGACCATGACGGCAAAGATGTCCCGCGCGGCGGCGAGGCCCGCGAGCCGTTCGATGGTCACGCTGTCGCCCGCATCGGCGAGGAACGCGCGCCAGCTGGCTGCCATCTGCTTGCCCGCTTCTTCGGGACCAAGGCCCTTGAACAGCGCGACCGCGTGATCGGGGGCAAAGAACAGCGTCGGCGTCGGCCCGGGAAGCTCAGCGGTGCCCCCGCCGCGTTCGTCGATATGCGTCGCCCCGACGAGGCAGGAATAGTGCAACGTTTCGTCCAACCGCTCGTGAATCTCGCGCAGGAGGCCGGCATTGCCCGCGAAGTCGACCGCCACGCTCGGCGCCTGTTCCAGCTCGGCGACGCGGTCATAGGCGATCACCCGATCGTACAGCCCGCTCGCCTCGACAAATGCGACATTGCCCGCCGAGGTTAGTCCCACCCGCCGCACTTCGGGCGAACGATGCTTGGCCACGCTCGCCAAACCCATCGCGGTCTTTGACGAGGCGCTGGTGATGACCAATTGCCGCGCACTGAACCAGTCTTGCGAGCGCATGAAATATTCGATCAGGAAACCGGTCTTGAACAGCGGCCCGAAGATCATCCGTTCGCCCTCGCGCGCCGGGTCATGCTCGGGGTCGGCGGCGAGCCGTGAATACTGGTTGTAGATCGGGCTCATCGGCTGGCGATGTTCGGCCATGTCAGCGAAACCGCCCGCCGAAACCTTGCCCGGCACGACATCGAGATGCGTCGCCATGGGCAGGTAGCCATAGACCCGCTCGCCCACCGCGATTTCGGGATGATTGCTCTCGATCACCCGCGCGTGCCCCCACATGGGCACGATGCCCATGCCTTCGGGAGCGGGGAAGAAGTTCCAATAGCCGAAGCCGTCGCCAACGACGGCGTAGGTCACATTATTCGCAGTAACCGAGAAGCTCTCGATCGCGAGGCGAATGGCGCCCGCGGCCAACTCCCCTTGCTCACACTCGACCAGTTCGGCCGTGGCAATGGCATCCTTGCGGACATGAACCTGCTGCATTCGCACCTCTCCTTGTGGAGCGAGGCTACCGACCTGCCGGTGCGAATGCGAGCGATTAAACCCGCATTGGCATCAGCACGTAAAGCGCGGGCGAATTCTCGTCCTTGCGGATCAGCGTCGGGGCGCCGGCATCGGCCAGGTGGATTTCCACCGTGTCGGCATCGATCTGGTTGAGGATGTCCTTGAGATAGCCCGCGTTAAAGCCGATCTCGAACCCGTCGGACGAATATTCGGCCGGCACTTCCTCGGTCGCGGTGCCGTTGTCGGGGCTGGTAACCGTCAGCGTGACCTTGTCCTTGTCGAGCCCCATCTTGACCGCACGGGTCTTCTCGGTGGCGATCGTCGCGACACGGTCGACGCCCTCGTGGAAGCTCTTCGGATCGAGCCTCAACAGCTTGTCGTTACCCGTTGGAATAACGCGCGAATAATCCGGGAAGGTGCCGTCGATCAGCTTGCTGGTCAGGACCACCCCGCCCGTCCCGCCAAGCTTGAAGCGGACCTTGCTGGCCGACAGGTCGATCTGGACATTACCGTCGAGCGATTCGTCGAGCAGCTTGCGCAATTCGGCCACCGCTTTGCGCGGCACGATGACATCGGGCATGCCCTCCGCACCCGCGGGGCGCGGCAGGGTGAAACGCGCGAGGCGGTGGCCATCGGTGGCGGCAGCCCTGAGCACGGGTTCATTGTCGTCCGAGACGTGGAAGAAGATACCGTTGAGATAGTATCGGGTTTCTTCGGTCGAGATCGCGAAGCGGGTGCGGTCGATCAGTTCGGACAGCGTCTTGGCGGGCAGTTCGAAGCTGGTCGGCAGGTCGCCTTCCACGATCACGGGGAAATCGTCGCGCGGCAGCGTGGGCAGCGAGAAGCGGCTGCGCCCGGCGTTGATCGCCATGCGGTTGTCCGCCGCCTCGAGGCTGACCTGCGACCCTTCGGGCAGCTTGCGCGCGATATCGAACAGCAGATGCGCCGAAACCGTGATCGCGCCCGCGCTGTCGACGCTGGCATCCATATGCTCGACAACCTGCAGATCGAGATCGGTCGCCATGACCTTCAGCGAATTGTCGCCTTCGGCCTCGATCAGCACATTGGAGAGGATGGGGATGGTATTGCGGCGTTCTACGACCGACTGCACGTGGCTGAGACAACGCAGCAGCGTCGCGCGTTCGATGGTGGCCTTCATGGTCCTACTTTCGTCCCTTTTGGGCGCCTGGCAGGCCGGAATCGCCCCACCAGCGCCGGAATACGGATAGTCACCCTAGCGGGGCGGGCTTGGGGGGCAAGGCCGGACGCCGCGGCGCCGCAATTCCTTGGGGAAAAGTGGGCGGAATCAGCCCATCATCGCCATGCCGCCGTTCACATGCAGCGTCTGGCCGGTGACATAGGCTGCCTCGTCGCTGGCAAGGTAGGCCACAGCGGCGCCGATCTCGTCGCCCTCGCCCATGCGGCCCATCGGAATGCGGCCGTTGATCGCCGCCTTCTGATCGTCGGTCAGCGCCTCGGTCATCGCAGTGCGGATGAAGCCGGGGGCGACGCAGTTCACGGTGATGTTGCGACTGGCCAGTTCCTGCGCGAGGCTTTTAGACATGCCGGTAAGCCCCGATTTGGCAGCGACATAGTTCATCTGCCCCGGATTGCCGGTATGGCCGACGACGCTGGTGATCGAGATGATCCGCCCGCCCCTGGCCTTCATCATCGGCCGCGCGCTGGCGCGCATCAGGCGAAAGCTCGCCTCGAGATTGATGCGGATGACCTGGTCCCACTCGTCATCCTTCATCCGCATCGCCAGATTGTCGCGCGTGATGCCGGCATTGTTGACGAGGATGTCCATGCGCCCGAGCGTATCGACAGTGGCCGGGATCAGTTCCTCGACCTGCGTCGTGTTCGACAGATCGCAGGTGATCTCGACATGGTCGTG
This genomic window from Qipengyuania sp. HL-TH1 contains:
- a CDS encoding MFS transporter, giving the protein MAGDPALAANPLSHQHIRRTSGEGGALGRTGFAWAVFEWARNPYYVLVVIYIFAPYFARDIIGADLLASGTLDAMEPEAALAAANAQGQATIASVTKWAGIIAALTAPFLGAALDRGGRLKPILVIFLGSIAICSALLWFAMPGGAGLPVPMIMALLVIAYVSFTYSEVTHNAMLSVAGEPRRLAMISGLGLGLGNLAATLIFIAIALLFVLPAMIGWPFAVPQFGVDLASFEHARMVGPICAVWLVLFSIPFFRNARDTGVPGASWIAAFRDGARSVWRTVREAAQYRQLMTFLVARMFYADAMAALLALGAVYVALFLGWNFLEMLCYAIFASACAFCGGIFGGWLEGKVGVKRALALEILAMIVVGLVQLSITRDSLFLGLVENVVVWDGLVFRTLSDLVYLGLISVIAVTATASISSSRSMLVTLAPPGRSGEFFGLYAIAGTITVWMGPLLVEQFTLWSGDQRIGMTSIHLLFVIGLAALLTVRMPDRAT
- a CDS encoding D-aminoacylase gives rise to the protein MPAYDLIIRNGTIVDGTGQDRFTGDIAVKDGLIAQVGKVTGDAAEEIDAQGHLVTPGFVDIHTHYDGQATWDQEMAPSSWHGVTTVVMGNCGVGFAPAKPDKHEWLIGLMEGVEDIPGTALAEGMNWDWETFPEYLDALEKLPRTVDVGTHVPHGSVRAYVLGDRERPGAVPTAEDIAAMSRIVEDGVRAGALGFSTSRTVLHRDIGGEVVPGTTATAEELVEIGRAMGRAGHGVFEMASDMMREWDEFGWMGQMSRETGLPVTFAALQSIAKEMPLDEQIESMRAENDNGANIVAQIALRGNGIVMAWQGTVHPFRLKPSWKEIEDLPWEEQKAKLFDPEFKARLIAEQHDFSEVNQDIMGLIMVVCGGWNMQFEMDPDFNYEPTAEESILERAKAAGLSGDEYAYDLLCRDGGKGFIYLPILNYADGNLDFLKDLQHADDTVNSLSDGGAHCGTICDAASPTFMLQHWVRDRARGTIGLENAIKRQCNDTARLYGLEDRGVLAPGYLADINIIDMDRLKLGKPWLAFDLPAGGKRLLQKAEGYVATIKNGKVTFREGEWTGAAPGGLIRGPQRVELLEAAE
- a CDS encoding NAD(P)-dependent alcohol dehydrogenase produces the protein MKAIRTGATPSTLDALEYCDIDDAAAPGPGEITVGLKASSLNYHDYAVVKGMIPSPQGRIPMSDGAGVVTAVGEGVTEFAVGDHVVSTFFPDWLDGSPPTSAFTRVPGDGIDGYAREAVTAPTHWFTRAPKGFSHAEAATLTCAGLTAWRALFVDYALKPGDTVLVQGTGGVSIFALQFAKAAGAMVIATSSSDEKLERVKALGADHLINYKEVQAWGPKALEITGGRGVDCVVEIGGAGTLDQSMLASRVGGHVALIGVLAGFAGPVQTALLFSKNLKVQGLTVGSRKMQQDMVAAIEANGLKPEISDTFALENLADAFRHQESGGHFGKIAIEI
- a CDS encoding DUF2855 family protein; the protein is MQQVHVRKDAIATAELVECEQGELAAGAIRLAIESFSVTANNVTYAVVGDGFGYWNFFPAPEGMGIVPMWGHARVIESNHPEIAVGERVYGYLPMATHLDVVPGKVSAGGFADMAEHRQPMSPIYNQYSRLAADPEHDPAREGERMIFGPLFKTGFLIEYFMRSQDWFSARQLVITSASSKTAMGLASVAKHRSPEVRRVGLTSAGNVAFVEASGLYDRVIAYDRVAELEQAPSVAVDFAGNAGLLREIHERLDETLHYSCLVGATHIDERGGGTAELPGPTPTLFFAPDHAVALFKGLGPEEAGKQMAASWRAFLADAGDSVTIERLAGLAAARDIFAVMVGGSVDPARGIVIEP
- the dnaN gene encoding DNA polymerase III subunit beta, with protein sequence MKATIERATLLRCLSHVQSVVERRNTIPILSNVLIEAEGDNSLKVMATDLDLQVVEHMDASVDSAGAITVSAHLLFDIARKLPEGSQVSLEAADNRMAINAGRSRFSLPTLPRDDFPVIVEGDLPTSFELPAKTLSELIDRTRFAISTEETRYYLNGIFFHVSDDNEPVLRAAATDGHRLARFTLPRPAGAEGMPDVIVPRKAVAELRKLLDESLDGNVQIDLSASKVRFKLGGTGGVVLTSKLIDGTFPDYSRVIPTGNDKLLRLDPKSFHEGVDRVATIATEKTRAVKMGLDKDKVTLTVTSPDNGTATEEVPAEYSSDGFEIGFNAGYLKDILNQIDADTVEIHLADAGAPTLIRKDENSPALYVLMPMRV
- the fabG gene encoding 3-oxoacyl-[acyl-carrier-protein] reductase, translated to MFSLEGKTALVTGASGGIGSSIAYALAKQGARLALSGSNGDKLRAFREQLNDEFGHDHVEITCDLSNTTQVEELIPATVDTLGRMDILVNNAGITRDNLAMRMKDDEWDQVIRINLEASFRLMRASARPMMKARGGRIISITSVVGHTGNPGQMNYVAAKSGLTGMSKSLAQELASRNITVNCVAPGFIRTAMTEALTDDQKAAINGRIPMGRMGEGDEIGAAVAYLASDEAAYVTGQTLHVNGGMAMMG